The sequence ATGGAAGCAGCCAACTACCGTACTTGTATTGCCTATATCAAATGCCAGCAACATGCTCTCTCCTTCGAAGATATTCTGCCGTATGATAGGCTTGTTCTTGGCCATCCTCTTCTACAACAAGCCAGCCCTCAGCGCTGATTCCCTTGAAAACTCCTTCATGATGCTCATCTCCGACAAAGAACTCAATGGACTCCCCAACAAATGCGAGGCATTTTATAAATTCATTCCTTAACGGAGCAAATCCACTCTCTCGAAAACGCTCTACGTCTGTAAGCAGTCCTGCTGTCAGCTCACCTGCAAAAGTAGGACCAGAAGCCTCTATCTGGAGAGCTCCCGCCTCTGGCACGTCCTTTGGCGTATCACCGAAATTGAGGCCAACTCCAACGAGGGGCACCTGCTGCTGCTCGAACTCTATTAACTCAACGAGTATGCCTCCAATCTTTTTGTATGATTCACTATCAAGCAGGTCATTCGGCCATTTCAACTGAAGCTCT is a genomic window of bacterium containing:
- a CDS encoding biotin--[acetyl-CoA-carboxylase] ligase produces the protein MRITRAEKEARHGFEAEARVTSPACEFYWEPECDSTMDEAKCLVRQGVALPFLYGVDFQRSGRGRKGHAWEHVGNSLAITIALDSFIHAHACTGLSLVVGMSIVKVLHRYGIELQLKWPNDLLDSESYKKIGGILVELIEFEQQQVPLVGVGLNFGDTPKDVPEAGALQIEASGPTFAGELTAGLLTDVERFRESGFAPLRNEFIKCLAFVGESIEFFVGDEHHEGVFKGISAEGWLVVEEDGQEQAYHTAEYLRRREHVAGI